In the genome of Corynebacterium qintianiae, the window TTTCCCGTCGAGCATCTCAACGCGAAACAGCTTCTTTCCCGCCCGACCAGCGATGGCTGGCAGATCGTCGACACTCCTCCCGGCCAGGCGTCCGAGATCCAGGCGGCGATTGACACAGCCGATCTCGTCATCGTCCCCACCCACCCCGCACCGCTTGACATTGACCGTGTGTGGCCCACGCTGAAAACCGTGACCCACCGCATGGCTGGAGTCCTCCTTATCGGCGTCCACGAGAGGCGACTTCTCTATCAGGACACCCGAGACATCTTCGAGGAGCAAGGAGTACCGACGTTCTACAACTTCGTCCCGGACCGCGAAGATATTAAAAACCTCTTCGGCACGAACCCCGACAACCTGTACACCTTCGACGACATCTGCACCGAGATTCTAGGGATTGGAGAAGACGACTAAATGGCCCCGAAGAGACCGAACCGTCTGGCAAGCACTCTCCCTCAAGGGACCGAGAATAGGACTCCGCCGAAAAAGGTGGCCGAGACCTTGCGGGACGCGAATGAGCCGCAGCTTGACCGCCGCACTACTATTTACCTCTCTAGCGAGACATGGAGAGAGGCGAAGATCGCCGCCCTCGACGAGGGGACGAACATCTCCCAAATCATCGAGAAACTGCTCAAAGATTACTTGACCAGCAAATAGCGTTGAGACGTTGAAACGCTAAAACGTTAAAACGTCAGCGTTATAACGCTATAATGGTTTAGCGCTACGAACCCGATATTTCTTGTCCGACCGTTTTTCAGGTCACCTGGGAACGTTGCTCCAGCTCATGAATGACAACGGTGTTATTCTGAGGCGGATCGCATAAAAATGAAGCCCGAGTCGGTTGCCGCCGACTCAGGCTTCGCTTCTCACCCAGTCAGCAGCTGGGAGAAAGCACGGCTATGACTTTACCCCATTCTGAGCATGGTTGGGCACAACCCGCCCCCACCTCGGTTGATGTCGCGGCGTTTACCCGCGAGCAGCTCGGCGGGCTTGAGGACACCCCGGCAGGGGCGACAGACCGCGACGCGTTAATTTCCCACCTGGGCCGTGACGTGCTGCATGTCAGTCGCGACCGAAACTTTGCCAAGGCCTACCGCCGCACCAAGGACGGGGTGACGGTGCCGCTGATGTGGCGCACGGACTCCGAGGAGCTGGGTAAGTTCCAGTACGCGATGCTGACCAACAAGCAGTACGCCGCCGTCCTAGTCGTTGACATCGACCAGCCCGGCACCCAGGGAGGCCACCCGATCAACCTGGCCGAGGAATTACGGGTAAAACTCTTCCAGCTCGTTTCCCGCGGTCTCGGGCCGGCGTGGGTGGGCATCAACCGCTTAAGCGGCAAAGCGCAGTGTTTGTGGCTGATTGACCCGGTCTATGCCGACGAGTCCGGTAAGTCCCCCCACATGGCGCTTCTGGCGGCGACGAGCCGGACCCTGGGCGGGTTTTTGGACCACGACCCGAACTTCGCCCACCGGTTCAGCCGCAGCCCCTTCTACACAGGCGATAGCCCAGATCGCTATATCTGGTACCGGCAGCATCACCGCATTGACCGGCTGTCAGACTTCATCAGGGAGGTACGCGAGGTGACCGACGAGCCCCAACATGTCTCCCCCCGCCAGGAGTTCTCCAGTGGGCGCGAACTCATCGAGACGGTCAAGGCACGCCGCGAGCAGGCCCAGGCCTTCCGCGCGATCGCCGACGAGATCGAAGTCGAGATGGGCGAGGAAACGGATCGCTACAACCCGGATCTCATCGACGGTGTTCTAGTGCGCTGGATCGTCCCGGGGCGTGCCGCACGCGACGAGACAGCTTTTCGCCACGCCCTGAAGACCGCCCACCGCCTGCGGGCAGCAGGGGAGCGAATGACCGATGCAGCGATCATCGACGCCTACGAGCGCGCCTACAACATCGCCCAGCGCGAAGGCGCCGACGGCAGGGCAGTGGAGATGCCCCCGATGCGCGATCGCCAGACCATGGCTAGGCGTGTGCGCGGCTATGTCACTCAGGGCAAGACCGACTCTTACGGCACACCCACCGCCCGCTACGCCACCACAAGCCAGCGCAAGGCCCTGGCCACCATGGGCCGCAGAGGAGGCAAGAAAGCCGCCAAGCGGTGGGAAACAGACCCCGAAGGGGAATACGCCCAGAACGAGCTAAAGAAGCTCCAGTCGGCAAATAAACGCCGTCGACTACGAGGGCAAAGCACCAGAGCCCGCGTGCTCAATGTGGCGATGGATACAGTCGCGCAAACTGGAAAACTTCCCTCGGGGAGAGAAATCGCTGAAGAGCTCGGTGTAACCAAGAGGACTGTGAATCTCCACCTTAAAGCTCTGCGGGAAGCGGGCCTACTGGAGATAGATTAAGTGGGAAATGCCGTAAGCAATATACGGTTCCCCTGCCCCCTGGGCAGTGTGATGCTGTTTTCCTTTTCGGTGAGACAGTAACGGGTTATAGGGGTGTTGCCGGAAACTTCTTCTAAGTGATTGAGTGAGAGGCTCGACATGCCCCCAATTCCGTAATACGATAATTGCATGCCTGTTAATATCACCGAGAAGCAGCTGAACGCCTGGGTTGCCGAGGCGGAGGATGGTTATAACGTCGATGCGCTGAAGAAGCGCGGGCGGGGGCGTCCGGGTCGTGGCCCCGAAGCTTCCCAGGTGGTTACGGTTCGTCTCACCCCGGAGGAGTTGGAGTCGCTCGACAG includes:
- a CDS encoding ribbon-helix-helix domain-containing protein, with protein sequence MPVNITEKQLNAWVAEAEDGYNVDALKKRGRGRPGRGPEASQVVTVRLTPEELESLDRIAAEKHLSRSEMMRQAITALTAAEGGGIRHQARHQ
- a CDS encoding ParA family protein, which translates into the protein MRISFVHTKGGVGKTTNSIMLAAAAQRRGIKVEVFDTDPQGSATRWAEVAEANGDPLDFPVEHLNAKQLLSRPTSDGWQIVDTPPGQASEIQAAIDTADLVIVPTHPAPLDIDRVWPTLKTVTHRMAGVLLIGVHERRLLYQDTRDIFEEQGVPTFYNFVPDREDIKNLFGTNPDNLYTFDDICTEILGIGEDD
- a CDS encoding replication initiation protein, with amino-acid sequence MTLPHSEHGWAQPAPTSVDVAAFTREQLGGLEDTPAGATDRDALISHLGRDVLHVSRDRNFAKAYRRTKDGVTVPLMWRTDSEELGKFQYAMLTNKQYAAVLVVDIDQPGTQGGHPINLAEELRVKLFQLVSRGLGPAWVGINRLSGKAQCLWLIDPVYADESGKSPHMALLAATSRTLGGFLDHDPNFAHRFSRSPFYTGDSPDRYIWYRQHHRIDRLSDFIREVREVTDEPQHVSPRQEFSSGRELIETVKARREQAQAFRAIADEIEVEMGEETDRYNPDLIDGVLVRWIVPGRAARDETAFRHALKTAHRLRAAGERMTDAAIIDAYERAYNIAQREGADGRAVEMPPMRDRQTMARRVRGYVTQGKTDSYGTPTARYATTSQRKALATMGRRGGKKAAKRWETDPEGEYAQNELKKLQSANKRRRLRGQSTRARVLNVAMDTVAQTGKLPSGREIAEELGVTKRTVNLHLKALREAGLLEID